Proteins encoded by one window of Akkermansia muciniphila ATCC BAA-835:
- the dnaA gene encoding chromosomal replication initiator protein DnaA — protein MTPPSELSATWSKITGALQTIMSPEVYGLWFPKFSLLEDSGKALTLVCDDPMAALWVENSYTPELKQAAMLALGTERQIKFVCTDEVASMPAAEGQPQKASSRAKTPQAADSPAAPVKKQRTSAARACLNDLYTFDSFVVYEDSRFAYQAGLSVAQSERALFNPLFLYGKSGVGKTHLLQAIGHEVLHQDSSTNVVYVTGEQFANEFIDASRTQNGQSFTKLRRKYRKADVLLVDDVQFISGKEKTVEEFLHTFDELFHAHKTIVICADAAACDISNLDPRLAARLESGLTVELNLPDDNARLEILRSKRDRAGMNVSDEILEFLASRIQKSVRRLEGALLRVATFTSLSGDMPDIAKIEQLLRDILREETSRILTVDSIQKRVADFYELKVSDLTGKRRPNSIAFPRQIAMYLSRRLTERSLKDIGQAFGGRDHGTVIHANKLVASRMEEDVRVRDIVQRLEEELRD, from the coding sequence TGGAGGATTCAGGGAAGGCGCTGACGCTGGTATGCGACGATCCTATGGCCGCCCTCTGGGTGGAAAACAGCTATACGCCGGAGCTGAAGCAGGCCGCCATGCTGGCTCTGGGCACGGAACGCCAGATCAAATTCGTCTGCACAGATGAAGTGGCTTCCATGCCCGCTGCAGAAGGCCAGCCGCAAAAAGCTTCTTCCCGGGCCAAAACGCCGCAGGCGGCGGATTCCCCGGCCGCACCGGTCAAAAAACAGCGTACATCGGCCGCCAGGGCATGCCTGAATGACTTATATACGTTCGATTCGTTCGTGGTGTATGAGGACAGCCGTTTTGCGTACCAGGCCGGACTGTCCGTCGCCCAGTCGGAACGGGCCCTGTTCAATCCACTTTTCCTGTACGGTAAATCCGGCGTTGGCAAAACCCATCTTCTCCAGGCCATTGGCCATGAGGTGCTCCATCAGGATTCATCCACAAATGTGGTGTACGTCACGGGCGAACAGTTCGCCAATGAATTTATTGACGCTTCCCGAACCCAGAACGGACAAAGCTTCACCAAACTGCGCCGCAAGTACCGCAAGGCAGACGTCCTGCTGGTGGACGACGTGCAATTTATCTCCGGCAAGGAAAAAACGGTGGAAGAATTCCTGCATACGTTTGACGAACTGTTCCATGCCCACAAAACCATCGTGATTTGCGCGGATGCCGCCGCATGCGATATTTCCAATCTGGACCCCCGGCTGGCGGCGCGCCTGGAATCAGGCCTTACGGTAGAATTGAACCTTCCGGACGACAATGCACGGCTGGAGATCCTGCGCAGCAAGCGCGACCGGGCCGGCATGAACGTATCCGACGAAATTCTGGAGTTTCTGGCAAGCCGCATCCAGAAGAGCGTGCGCCGCCTGGAAGGAGCACTGCTCCGTGTAGCCACCTTTACTTCCCTGTCCGGAGACATGCCTGACATCGCCAAAATTGAGCAGCTTTTACGCGACATCCTGCGGGAAGAAACAAGCCGCATCCTGACCGTAGATTCCATCCAGAAGCGCGTGGCGGATTTTTACGAACTCAAGGTCAGCGACCTGACCGGCAAGCGCCGCCCCAACAGCATCGCCTTTCCGCGCCAGATCGCCATGTACTTGAGCCGCCGCCTGACGGAACGCTCCCTGAAGGATATCGGCCAGGCGTTCGGCGGCCGGGATCACGGCACCGTCATCCATGCGAACAAGCTGGTCGCCTCCCGTATGGAAGAGGATGTGCGCGTGAGGGATATCGTCCAGAGGCTGGAAGAGGAGTTGAGGGATTGA
- a CDS encoding ABC transporter ATP-binding protein, which produces MIHADQLSKEFGRFQAVKNASFQIEKGEIVGFLGPNGAGKTTTLRMLTGYLPPTSGTATIAGFDIVKNPLEARKHLGYLPEHVPLYDDQRVTEYLKFRARLKGISSRQIWPAVSKVVEQCGLDPVRRKMIRTLSKGYRQRVGLADALLGEPDLLILDEPTNGLDPNQIRQIRELIKGLAANHTIILSTHILSEVEMICNKVIIIDQGTIKAADTPSNLTANLRAAGKITLEFRGDLALITRKLENLEHVKKVIHEGTDADGWHTLTVRAEAGTDTREKAARLLAEQGCPLRHIYRHTPTLEEVFVEMTRKD; this is translated from the coding sequence ATGATCCACGCCGACCAGCTTTCCAAAGAGTTTGGCCGCTTTCAAGCGGTAAAGAATGCCTCCTTCCAGATTGAAAAGGGGGAAATCGTAGGGTTCCTGGGGCCGAACGGCGCAGGCAAGACCACGACTTTGCGCATGCTGACCGGCTATCTGCCCCCCACTTCCGGCACAGCCACGATTGCCGGGTTCGACATTGTGAAAAATCCCCTGGAGGCTCGCAAACATCTGGGCTACCTGCCGGAACACGTGCCCCTTTACGACGACCAACGCGTCACGGAATACCTGAAATTCCGCGCCAGGCTTAAAGGCATCTCTTCCAGGCAGATCTGGCCTGCCGTCTCCAAGGTTGTAGAACAATGCGGCCTGGATCCCGTGCGCCGCAAGATGATCCGCACCCTTTCCAAAGGCTACCGCCAGCGCGTAGGCCTGGCGGACGCCCTGCTGGGGGAACCGGACCTGCTGATCCTTGACGAACCTACCAACGGTCTTGACCCCAACCAGATACGCCAGATACGCGAACTGATCAAAGGTCTGGCGGCCAACCATACCATTATTCTTTCCACCCACATTCTCAGTGAGGTGGAAATGATTTGCAACAAGGTCATCATCATTGACCAGGGAACTATCAAGGCAGCGGATACCCCCTCCAACCTGACGGCCAATCTACGGGCAGCCGGCAAGATTACTCTGGAATTCCGGGGAGACCTGGCCCTGATTACGCGGAAACTGGAAAACCTGGAACATGTGAAGAAGGTCATCCATGAAGGAACGGACGCCGACGGCTGGCATACGCTGACCGTACGCGCGGAGGCCGGGACGGATACCCGTGAAAAGGCTGCGCGCCTCCTTGCGGAACAGGGCTGCCCCCTGCGCCATATTTACCGCCACACCCCCACGCTGGAAGAAGTGTTCGTGGAAATGACCCGTAAAGATTAA
- a CDS encoding DUF7088 domain-containing protein, whose protein sequence is MSETPDTPAAAAEASQPAARKVKRPWMTWIKLFLLFLIVVCLNYVGCHEYYRRDLTEDQRYEISRQSINMLQSPEIQKRKTPVKITFAFLRTTQNYTRMRSLLEEYERYSNGKVKVEYVDPLRQPNKAREISNIYGIEFKKNLVIIDAREDTEKALKTFEGTQADAAHVRILPGDAFVVYAPGPDGKSMKAVALQIEDMMTAGIYGAANGEPRKIYIAADKSNFNESLSNNQEESIFTTLGKICRSVNLQLVPIRMSGLEEIPEDAAGFMIIGSKYDLSPQEAEVLQWYWARPNAAILIMLEPQNDTPKQLYRFLREQGLRPQNDRVMLRNRGNRSVFEINSIFAPSLNCTREFWNSSTGLEGESISLILDSDNAAMEQKRITPYPLLVTTEDYYGETKYNQFPAQFDAREDNPGPLMIGAALIRGNAGDVNQNKTTGRLVLLGNTDLLQPRQIKPEQRDFMRTLIGWMTDREELRGLGSRHDLTVKLNLDRNALGVLELLTNIGLPLLALLIALIIWNTRRH, encoded by the coding sequence ATGAGCGAAACACCAGACACCCCCGCCGCGGCCGCAGAAGCCTCCCAGCCCGCCGCCCGCAAGGTCAAACGCCCCTGGATGACCTGGATCAAGCTTTTCCTGCTGTTCCTTATCGTCGTATGCCTGAATTACGTAGGCTGCCACGAGTATTACCGCCGGGACCTGACGGAAGACCAGCGTTATGAAATTTCCCGTCAGAGCATCAACATGCTCCAGTCCCCGGAAATCCAGAAGCGCAAAACCCCCGTCAAAATCACGTTCGCTTTCCTGCGCACCACGCAGAACTACACCCGCATGCGTTCTCTGCTTGAGGAGTACGAACGTTATTCCAACGGCAAGGTGAAGGTGGAGTATGTGGATCCCCTCCGCCAGCCGAACAAGGCCCGTGAAATCTCCAATATCTACGGAATTGAATTCAAGAAGAACCTGGTCATCATTGATGCCCGGGAGGATACGGAAAAAGCGCTCAAGACGTTTGAAGGCACCCAGGCGGACGCCGCCCACGTGCGCATCCTGCCCGGAGACGCCTTCGTAGTATACGCACCCGGGCCGGACGGCAAAAGCATGAAGGCAGTGGCGCTCCAGATTGAAGACATGATGACTGCCGGCATTTACGGAGCGGCCAACGGCGAACCTCGTAAAATTTATATCGCGGCGGATAAGAGCAACTTCAACGAGTCCCTGAGCAACAACCAGGAAGAAAGCATTTTCACGACGCTGGGCAAAATCTGCCGTTCCGTCAACCTGCAGCTTGTTCCCATCCGCATGAGCGGTCTGGAAGAAATTCCGGAAGACGCCGCAGGATTCATGATTATCGGTTCCAAATATGATCTGTCCCCGCAGGAGGCGGAAGTGCTCCAGTGGTACTGGGCGCGCCCGAACGCCGCCATTCTAATCATGCTGGAACCCCAGAATGACACACCCAAACAGCTTTACCGCTTTCTCCGCGAACAGGGGCTACGGCCCCAGAATGACCGCGTGATGCTCCGCAACAGGGGCAACCGTTCCGTTTTTGAAATTAACTCCATTTTCGCCCCCTCCCTGAATTGCACCCGTGAATTCTGGAATTCCAGCACCGGACTGGAAGGGGAGAGCATCTCCCTCATTCTGGATTCCGACAATGCGGCCATGGAACAGAAGCGCATTACGCCATACCCCCTCCTGGTCACAACGGAGGATTATTACGGAGAAACCAAATACAACCAGTTCCCTGCCCAGTTCGACGCAAGGGAAGACAATCCGGGCCCTCTGATGATCGGCGCGGCCCTCATCCGGGGGAATGCCGGGGACGTGAACCAGAACAAGACTACCGGGCGCCTGGTTCTGCTTGGCAATACGGACCTGCTCCAGCCCCGGCAAATCAAACCGGAACAGAGGGATTTCATGCGTACGCTGATCGGCTGGATGACGGACCGTGAAGAATTGCGTGGCCTCGGCTCCCGCCATGACCTGACCGTCAAGCTGAATCTGGATCGCAACGCCCTGGGCGTTTTGGAACTCCTGACGAATATCGGACTCCCCCTGCTGGCGCTGCTGATCGCCCTGATTATCTGGAACACGCGCCGTCATTAA
- a CDS encoding ABC transporter permease subunit produces the protein MSPVLTIFRKELRSYVMTPYGWVILAFVMALQSVSLSGTLKAFQLAPQKEGILFFILHSPMFWFYFLFIFPLLTMRSLAEEEKTGTLESLLTTPIKTWQVVLGKYFSAYAFYIILWLPMLLYPILADWSNLIVQWIYGYDAGMVLPYRLADWAGAYAILLLVGAWFTAIGIFASSMTGSQIISGIITIGLLVLIFFMGLIPVVWGEFPAAGIFHYMSCSEHLDRFSAGLVDTRPVVFYLTMTVLTLAVTIRIIDHRRWKH, from the coding sequence ATGTCTCCAGTACTTACCATTTTCAGAAAAGAACTCAGAAGCTACGTAATGACTCCGTACGGATGGGTTATCCTGGCTTTCGTCATGGCCCTTCAGAGCGTCTCCCTGTCCGGCACGCTGAAGGCTTTTCAACTGGCCCCGCAGAAGGAAGGCATCCTGTTCTTCATCCTGCATTCTCCCATGTTCTGGTTTTACTTCCTGTTCATCTTCCCTCTGCTCACCATGCGTTCCCTGGCGGAGGAGGAAAAGACGGGAACACTGGAATCCCTGCTCACCACGCCCATCAAGACATGGCAGGTGGTTCTGGGAAAATACTTCTCCGCATACGCCTTTTACATCATCCTGTGGCTGCCCATGCTTCTCTATCCCATCCTGGCGGACTGGTCCAACCTGATTGTGCAGTGGATTTACGGATATGACGCGGGCATGGTTCTGCCTTACCGCCTGGCGGACTGGGCCGGGGCATACGCCATTCTGCTGCTGGTCGGCGCCTGGTTCACGGCCATCGGCATTTTCGCCTCCTCCATGACGGGCAGCCAGATTATTTCCGGCATCATCACCATCGGCCTGCTGGTCCTGATTTTCTTCATGGGTCTGATTCCCGTGGTGTGGGGGGAATTCCCCGCAGCGGGGATTTTCCACTACATGTCCTGCTCGGAACATCTGGACCGCTTTTCCGCCGGGCTGGTTGACACGCGCCCCGTCGTGTTTTACCTGACCATGACAGTCCTGACGCTGGCCGTCACCATCCGCATCATTGACCACCGCCGCTGGAAACACTGA